A window of the Desulforapulum autotrophicum HRM2 genome harbors these coding sequences:
- a CDS encoding methyl-accepting chemotaxis protein: MKFKDFSIKKKLYTTFAVLLIASAIIIYFFVLGQVNSIRNTELIKAKKQLSNALDSTVKAKEDTWITNALQIAINEDIIDALDTNDRVKTMEILKHYGKMFKENTGFKNVAIHIIDSNLNSFVKSWDSTNSDENLDYSEAFKEVQRSKKPLVTMEESSKGLRLKGLFPILKEGRFLGIANFEGGLNSIKRTLEPSNIEFLYFMDGKYLTIAKGLKSKPNFKNYYLSQNDADENFLNYVLKELNLEKAQKDGAFDDKYFTVALPVKDFSGEQLGFFILGKKAALVTETINASAQTTYKVIGIVSLILLALFVSVIAIINIYVTRPLVGVVETMKDIAQGEGDLTVRIQTDSKDEIGELGSWFNVFIEKLNKIILNIVANTGALDSSSKELSGVSVQMTSDADQLSTQTNSVAAAAEEMSSNMTSVSATMEQASMNVSQVASATEEMTATINEISTNTAKTSTITAQAVVEAKNASEKINELGITARDIGKVTEAIQDISEQTNLLALNATIEAARAGEAGKGFAVVASEIKNLANQTAVATIDIREKIEGIQRISGQTVEEIRRVTGIITDVNELVNTVASAVEEQAATTSEIAENVNQTSIGFSDVNKNVAQANDVAGQIAREIALADQSTTAMAGNCARVTESAVNLSKLAQEMSLSTSQFKTCDPGADARQNGK; the protein is encoded by the coding sequence ATGAAATTCAAAGATTTCAGTATTAAGAAAAAGTTATACACGACTTTTGCTGTTTTGCTCATCGCGTCCGCAATTATCATTTATTTTTTTGTGCTGGGGCAAGTAAATTCCATAAGAAATACCGAATTGATCAAAGCAAAAAAACAGCTGTCCAATGCCCTTGACAGCACAGTAAAGGCGAAAGAGGACACATGGATTACCAATGCCCTGCAAATAGCGATTAATGAGGATATCATTGACGCTCTGGATACCAATGACCGGGTAAAAACCATGGAGATCTTGAAACATTATGGAAAAATGTTCAAAGAAAATACAGGTTTTAAAAATGTTGCAATCCATATCATTGATTCTAACCTGAACTCTTTTGTAAAATCCTGGGACAGCACGAACTCTGATGAAAATCTGGATTATAGTGAGGCATTCAAAGAAGTTCAGAGATCTAAAAAACCCCTGGTCACCATGGAGGAATCTTCAAAGGGGTTAAGACTCAAAGGATTGTTCCCCATTTTAAAGGAAGGCCGGTTTCTGGGCATTGCAAACTTTGAAGGGGGGCTTAACTCCATTAAAAGGACCTTGGAACCCAGTAATATTGAGTTTTTGTATTTTATGGATGGAAAGTATCTTACCATTGCCAAAGGGTTGAAATCCAAACCGAATTTTAAGAATTACTACTTGAGCCAGAATGATGCGGATGAGAATTTCTTAAACTATGTTTTAAAAGAGCTCAATCTTGAAAAGGCGCAAAAGGATGGCGCATTTGACGATAAATATTTTACCGTTGCCCTGCCTGTTAAGGACTTTTCAGGAGAACAATTAGGCTTTTTTATTCTTGGAAAAAAAGCAGCCCTTGTAACCGAGACCATTAATGCCAGTGCACAGACCACTTACAAGGTCATCGGGATTGTTTCGTTGATACTGCTGGCGCTTTTTGTTTCAGTTATTGCCATAATCAATATCTATGTCACCCGGCCATTGGTGGGTGTTGTTGAAACCATGAAGGATATTGCCCAGGGAGAAGGTGATCTTACCGTTCGAATCCAGACAGATTCAAAGGATGAAATTGGTGAGCTGGGGAGCTGGTTCAATGTTTTTATTGAAAAACTCAACAAGATTATTTTAAATATCGTGGCAAATACAGGCGCCTTGGACTCCTCATCCAAAGAACTGTCCGGGGTATCGGTGCAGATGACTTCTGACGCGGATCAACTTTCAACCCAGACCAACAGCGTGGCGGCTGCAGCAGAAGAGATGAGCAGTAACATGACTTCCGTGTCGGCAACCATGGAGCAGGCATCCATGAATGTGAGCCAGGTGGCATCGGCAACAGAAGAAATGACAGCCACCATCAATGAAATTTCAACGAACACGGCTAAAACCAGCACCATTACAGCTCAAGCCGTTGTTGAAGCTAAAAATGCCTCGGAAAAAATCAATGAACTGGGGATCACCGCAAGGGACATCGGAAAAGTAACTGAGGCCATCCAGGATATCAGTGAGCAGACCAATCTGCTGGCCTTAAACGCCACCATTGAAGCTGCCAGGGCTGGTGAAGCCGGCAAGGGATTTGCTGTGGTCGCAAGTGAAATAAAAAACCTTGCCAATCAGACAGCCGTAGCAACGATTGATATTCGCGAAAAGATCGAAGGCATTCAACGAATCAGCGGTCAGACAGTGGAAGAGATCCGGCGGGTGACAGGTATTATTACCGACGTGAATGAACTGGTTAACACGGTGGCATCAGCAGTTGAAGAACAAGCCGCCACAACCAGTGAAATTGCTGAAAATGTCAATCAAACCTCCATTGGATTCAGCGACGTTAATAAAAATGTCGCCCAGGCGAACGATGTTGCCGGTCAGATTGCCAGGGAGATTGCCCTGGCAGATCAATCAACTACGGCCATGGCAGGTAACTGCGCCCGTGTAACTGAAAGTGCCGTAAACCTGAGCAAACTTGCACAAGAGATGTCTCTGTCCACCAGCCAATTCAAGACCTGTGACCCGGGTGCTGATGCCCGCCAGAATGGAAAATAA
- a CDS encoding nitroreductase family protein, translating into MKQSLLDKVKKAHFPETQAYTLEFNAETCSHCGMCAQTCPTSCLQWDEEKKIPYGTGLVDLELACIGCNNCEAICPSSSIRVRGEYRVLEGRYKTPADMTGKMTPYAPLNGTTPGDEFAVPTGLTDTEQVIYNRRSIRMFKNKPVPKELLKRIIEAARFAPSAGNGQPWKFVVVTDRDLLDKIDEKCGSILNMIHWLYSGKQLWRKFCVSLLSFFQVNKWDQRPIAAMEKVKYTGKGKITFNAPAVIHLLKDKRGISHPDVDVAIAAQNLVLAAHSLGLGTCYVGFIASTIKYAPAVRKMLGIDYPYELVISICVGYPKVKAQDKPVPRRPVSVEWIS; encoded by the coding sequence ATGAAACAGTCACTTTTAGATAAAGTTAAAAAGGCACATTTCCCTGAAACCCAGGCGTATACGCTTGAATTTAATGCAGAGACATGCAGCCACTGCGGGATGTGCGCCCAGACCTGCCCCACCTCATGTCTTCAATGGGATGAAGAAAAAAAAATACCCTATGGAACTGGCCTGGTGGATCTGGAATTGGCCTGTATCGGATGCAATAACTGTGAAGCCATCTGCCCCTCCAGCAGCATCCGGGTCCGGGGGGAGTACCGCGTACTGGAAGGACGCTACAAAACACCGGCGGACATGACTGGAAAGATGACGCCATACGCGCCTTTGAACGGCACAACGCCCGGGGATGAATTTGCTGTGCCCACTGGACTCACTGACACTGAACAAGTCATTTACAACCGCCGCAGCATACGGATGTTCAAAAACAAACCCGTCCCCAAAGAGCTGCTCAAAAGGATAATCGAGGCTGCCCGGTTTGCTCCTTCGGCAGGAAACGGCCAGCCCTGGAAATTTGTTGTGGTCACGGACCGGGATCTTTTAGATAAAATTGATGAAAAATGCGGAAGCATCCTGAACATGATCCACTGGCTTTACTCTGGAAAGCAACTCTGGAGAAAATTTTGCGTATCACTGCTCAGTTTTTTCCAGGTAAACAAATGGGACCAGCGTCCGATTGCCGCCATGGAAAAGGTCAAATATACGGGAAAAGGGAAAATTACCTTTAATGCACCCGCTGTCATCCATTTGCTCAAAGATAAAAGGGGAATCAGCCATCCGGATGTTGACGTGGCCATCGCTGCACAGAACCTGGTCCTGGCTGCACACTCCCTTGGGCTTGGAACCTGTTATGTCGGGTTTATTGCCAGCACTATAAAATATGCTCCTGCAGTGAGAAAGATGCTGGGCATCGACTATCCCTACGAGCTGGTGATAAGTATTTGTGTGGGATATCCTAAAGTCAAGGCCCAGGACAAACCTGTCCCGAGAAGGCCTGTTTCCGTGGAATGGATCAGCTGA
- a CDS encoding SDR family oxidoreductase, with protein MKGRKNIFITGAASGIGRSTALLFAANGWYVGIVDMNTQGLGTLAVEIGKENCFSRAMDVTDPKSYQKTVDAFSERTNGTMDILFNNAGILRMGLNETIDLEQQHLTVDVNVKGMLNGIHASLPLLKRTTGSRIISMCSTSSVYGMPELAVYSASKHAVGALTEALDLEFQQYGIRVCDIKAPYIATPMVKEAGQLAHSVVSTGVNLKPEQIAALVWKAAHGNKLHWKIHYLTHIIYFLFWVLPFLKRPVIRHLCLSKK; from the coding sequence ATGAAAGGTCGTAAGAACATTTTTATCACTGGCGCTGCCTCTGGAATCGGGAGGTCAACCGCTCTTTTATTTGCCGCCAACGGCTGGTATGTCGGTATTGTTGATATGAACACACAAGGCCTTGGGACACTGGCGGTTGAAATTGGCAAAGAAAACTGTTTTTCACGGGCCATGGATGTGACCGACCCAAAAAGCTATCAAAAAACAGTGGATGCATTTTCCGAACGAACCAATGGAACCATGGATATTTTGTTCAACAATGCCGGAATCCTGAGAATGGGACTCAATGAGACCATCGACCTGGAACAACAGCACCTGACGGTGGATGTCAATGTAAAAGGGATGCTCAACGGCATCCACGCTTCCCTGCCGTTGTTAAAAAGAACCACCGGTTCCCGGATCATTTCCATGTGTTCCACATCCTCGGTCTATGGCATGCCAGAACTTGCGGTCTATTCAGCCAGCAAACATGCCGTCGGTGCTTTGACCGAGGCATTGGATCTTGAATTTCAACAATACGGTATCCGGGTCTGCGACATCAAAGCGCCCTATATTGCCACGCCAATGGTAAAAGAAGCGGGTCAATTGGCCCACAGTGTTGTTTCAACGGGCGTCAATCTCAAACCGGAACAGATAGCGGCTCTGGTGTGGAAAGCGGCCCACGGCAACAAACTGCACTGGAAAATTCACTATTTGACCCACATTATCTATTTTTTATTCTGGGTGCTGCCTTTTCTCAAACGGCCGGTGATCAGGCACCTGTGTCTGTCAAAAAAGTAA
- a CDS encoding NYN domain-containing protein, which yields MNESTQKIALFIDADNAPASKFEDVLSEVAKYGVVTIRKAYGNWKNPCLKSWEELLHEYAIQPIQQYDLTKGKNASDIALVIDAMDVMYTKNIDVMCFVSSDCDFTPMVTRALAEGKVVLGFGERKAPSPFVNACSKFLFLDQEPEQNGTTPKKTINLKSDTKLINLLRQAIEATEEENGWAALGPVGSHISNKTSFDSRNYGYKNLSSLLKPIDLFELKRGPGNSYLVRDARKKK from the coding sequence ATGAATGAATCAACTCAAAAGATAGCATTGTTTATAGATGCGGATAATGCGCCTGCGAGTAAGTTTGAAGACGTACTGAGCGAAGTTGCAAAATATGGTGTAGTTACAATAAGAAAGGCCTATGGAAATTGGAAAAACCCCTGTTTAAAATCCTGGGAAGAACTCCTCCACGAGTATGCAATTCAACCCATACAGCAATATGACTTAACAAAGGGAAAAAATGCCTCGGATATTGCCCTTGTCATTGATGCAATGGATGTAATGTATACCAAAAATATCGATGTCATGTGTTTTGTATCATCTGATTGTGATTTCACACCCATGGTCACACGGGCCCTTGCTGAGGGTAAGGTTGTTCTTGGATTTGGTGAGCGTAAGGCGCCTTCTCCTTTTGTTAATGCATGTTCCAAATTTTTATTTCTGGATCAGGAGCCTGAACAGAATGGCACCACACCCAAAAAGACAATAAATCTTAAATCAGACACCAAACTTATAAATTTATTACGCCAGGCCATCGAAGCGACTGAAGAAGAGAATGGCTGGGCTGCGTTAGGACCTGTGGGCTCCCACATATCCAATAAAACCTCCTTCGACAGTCGAAATTACGGGTACAAAAATTTAAGTAGTCTTTTAAAACCCATCGATTTATTTGAACTCAAACGCGGACCTGGAAATTCCTATCTGGTTAGAGATGCGCGAAAGAAAAAATAA
- a CDS encoding thiolase family protein has product MSNVYIIGLGMIRFNKYPDRGVRDMAHEATRLALEDAGLDAGALEAAFFSNTFWGMFANQHSIKGQVVLRSMGIDSIPVTNVENACAGASTALHLAYTGIKAGMYDVALVLGSEKITDKNKTKSLGAYAACMDVKNIDSHLEMLVKYSKTFTQGLQIEESSPGAGRSVFMDAYATFARWHMSTFGSTREQLAVIASKNHFHGALNPKAQYQQQMTVEQVLADAPITYPLTRSMCAPVGDGAAAAIVCSESYLRKLATARPVKILASIMGSGAERAFDGIDIGERLVKQAYEKAGVGPHDISLAELHDATAYGELHQVEAMGFCPVGEGGIYAESGATTLGGKQPVNTSGGLECRGHPIGASGLAQIYELGIQLRGEAGKRQVENARLGLAENGGGNIGIEEASMCVHILEKV; this is encoded by the coding sequence ATGTCCAATGTATATATTATAGGGCTTGGAATGATTCGGTTTAACAAATACCCGGACAGGGGGGTAAGGGATATGGCCCACGAGGCCACTCGTCTGGCCCTTGAAGATGCCGGACTGGATGCCGGAGCACTTGAAGCCGCCTTTTTTTCAAATACCTTCTGGGGGATGTTTGCCAATCAGCATTCCATCAAGGGGCAGGTGGTGTTGAGATCCATGGGGATTGACAGCATCCCGGTCACCAACGTGGAAAATGCCTGTGCCGGTGCCTCCACAGCCCTTCACCTGGCCTATACCGGCATTAAGGCCGGGATGTATGATGTGGCCCTGGTTTTGGGGTCTGAAAAAATAACGGATAAAAATAAAACCAAATCCCTTGGCGCCTATGCCGCCTGCATGGATGTGAAAAATATTGACAGTCACCTGGAGATGCTGGTGAAGTACAGCAAAACATTTACCCAGGGGCTTCAGATTGAAGAGAGTTCCCCGGGAGCAGGACGTTCGGTTTTTATGGATGCCTATGCCACCTTTGCGCGATGGCATATGAGCACATTCGGATCGACCCGGGAACAGCTGGCGGTGATTGCATCGAAAAATCATTTCCACGGCGCTTTGAATCCCAAGGCCCAGTATCAGCAGCAGATGACCGTTGAACAGGTCCTGGCCGATGCGCCGATCACTTATCCCCTGACCCGTTCCATGTGTGCGCCTGTGGGTGACGGGGCCGCCGCAGCCATTGTCTGTTCCGAAAGCTATTTAAGGAAACTTGCGACGGCACGCCCGGTGAAAATTCTTGCCTCCATCATGGGCTCCGGAGCAGAGAGAGCTTTTGACGGGATCGACATTGGAGAACGGCTGGTGAAACAGGCCTATGAAAAAGCGGGGGTCGGACCCCATGATATCAGTTTGGCAGAGCTCCATGATGCCACGGCCTACGGAGAACTGCACCAGGTTGAAGCCATGGGGTTCTGTCCCGTTGGAGAAGGCGGAATTTATGCGGAATCGGGAGCCACGACCCTTGGCGGCAAACAACCGGTTAATACCAGCGGCGGGCTGGAGTGCCGCGGTCATCCCATTGGGGCATCCGGCCTGGCTCAGATCTATGAACTGGGTATCCAGCTTCGCGGCGAGGCAGGAAAACGTCAGGTTGAAAATGCACGCCTTGGACTGGCCGAAAACGGTGGGGGAAATATCGGCATTGAAGAGGCTTCCATGTGTGTCCACATTCTGGAAAAAGTGTGA
- a CDS encoding uracil-DNA glycosylase family protein has translation MKNTDKQILDAAIDLRRSVDRLIFSAPVKTVYNPLAYAWNPYAAYVRRYASSRKKILFLGMNPGPWGMAQVGVPFGEIETVKTWLGIEAKIDKPENEHPRRPVTGFDCPKSEVSGRRLWGLFRERFHTADAFFREHIVMNYCPLVFMADSGANITPDKIAKQERGPLFDLCDRHLERIVEIFEPEWCIGIGNFAEKRLLSGVKASSVRVGRILHPSPASPAANQDWAGKATQQLVELGVWRP, from the coding sequence ATGAAAAACACGGACAAACAAATTCTTGATGCCGCCATTGACCTGCGCAGGAGCGTCGACCGGCTGATTTTTTCAGCTCCTGTAAAAACCGTATATAATCCCCTTGCCTATGCGTGGAACCCCTACGCTGCCTACGTCCGCCGGTATGCTTCGTCCAGAAAAAAAATTCTCTTTCTGGGAATGAATCCCGGGCCATGGGGGATGGCGCAGGTCGGGGTGCCGTTTGGAGAGATCGAAACGGTGAAAACCTGGCTGGGGATAGAGGCGAAGATCGATAAACCGGAAAATGAACATCCCCGAAGACCTGTGACCGGGTTTGACTGCCCCAAGTCCGAGGTGAGCGGAAGGCGCCTGTGGGGACTGTTCCGGGAGCGGTTCCATACGGCGGATGCGTTCTTCAGGGAACACATTGTCATGAACTATTGCCCCCTTGTGTTCATGGCGGACTCAGGTGCAAACATCACCCCTGACAAAATTGCAAAGCAGGAAAGAGGCCCGCTCTTTGACCTGTGTGACAGGCATCTTGAGCGGATCGTTGAAATTTTTGAACCCGAATGGTGCATCGGCATTGGTAATTTTGCCGAAAAACGTCTGCTCTCTGGGGTTAAAGCTTCGTCTGTCAGGGTCGGCCGGATACTTCATCCCAGCCCTGCAAGCCCTGCTGCAAACCAGGACTGGGCAGGCAAGGCAACACAACAGCTTGTTGAGCTGGGGGTGTGGCGGCCCTGA
- a CDS encoding acyl-CoA dehydrogenase family protein encodes MDYLELNINLTKEDIMLKKAAHEFARDVMRPVSLQMDRMTAAEAVAPGSPFWEFKKKAYELDLHTILIPDSYGGMGLTPLQLHLVLEELSWGSVGLTVDLAVAAFPAYLASMVPDDEIVENIIKPFCDCRDGKIAGCWAITEPMHGSDTLLPNYPSFRNPDIPADCTATLDGDHYVINGQKAAWVSGAPYASHALLFCQIDPSMGHAGGGIFIVPLDLPGVKRGAPLEKMGQRDDPQGELYFDNVRVPANYLVAGPEAYEVMLEIILSATTALMGTCATGIGRAAFEEALEYAKNRVQCGKALIEHQDVQKKLFKMFSKVEMTRQLTRSVLEYNQNTSTPAEEYSVIGKVFGCQYAFEIANDAVQIFGGNGLTREYIVEKLFRDARSMMIEDGANDVLAIAAGHKVIHNYPRQD; translated from the coding sequence ATGGATTATTTAGAGCTCAACATCAATTTAACTAAAGAAGATATTATGCTTAAAAAGGCTGCCCATGAATTTGCCAGGGATGTCATGCGTCCTGTCTCCCTGCAGATGGACCGTATGACAGCGGCAGAAGCCGTGGCACCGGGGTCTCCCTTCTGGGAGTTCAAGAAAAAGGCCTATGAGCTGGATCTGCATACCATCCTGATACCGGATTCCTATGGCGGTATGGGATTGACACCCCTTCAGTTGCACCTGGTGCTTGAGGAGTTGTCCTGGGGAAGCGTCGGACTTACCGTTGACCTTGCCGTGGCAGCTTTTCCTGCCTATCTGGCATCCATGGTCCCAGACGATGAGATTGTTGAAAATATCATTAAACCGTTCTGCGACTGCCGGGACGGCAAAATTGCCGGATGCTGGGCCATTACCGAACCCATGCATGGATCAGACACCCTGCTGCCCAACTATCCGAGTTTCAGAAATCCGGACATCCCTGCAGACTGCACCGCAACCCTGGATGGCGATCATTACGTGATCAACGGTCAGAAAGCGGCCTGGGTTTCGGGTGCACCCTATGCCTCCCATGCGCTCCTGTTCTGTCAGATCGATCCTTCCATGGGGCATGCCGGCGGTGGAATTTTTATTGTGCCCCTGGACCTTCCCGGGGTCAAAAGAGGGGCACCCCTGGAGAAAATGGGACAGCGGGATGATCCCCAGGGCGAGCTCTATTTTGATAACGTTCGTGTTCCGGCCAACTATCTGGTTGCCGGTCCTGAAGCCTACGAAGTCATGCTGGAAATCATACTGTCCGCCACCACTGCATTGATGGGGACATGTGCGACAGGCATCGGTCGAGCAGCATTTGAAGAGGCCCTGGAATACGCCAAGAACAGGGTTCAGTGCGGTAAAGCGTTAATTGAGCATCAGGATGTGCAAAAGAAATTGTTCAAAATGTTCAGTAAAGTTGAAATGACCCGTCAACTCACCCGGTCTGTGCTTGAATACAACCAGAATACATCGACACCTGCAGAAGAGTACTCTGTCATTGGCAAGGTATTTGGATGCCAGTATGCCTTTGAAATAGCCAATGATGCCGTTCAGATATTTGGGGGTAATGGATTGACCCGGGAGTATATCGTGGAAAAGCTGTTCAGAGATGCCCGGTCCATGATGATTGAAGATGGGGCCAATGATGTGTTGGCCATCGCGGCAGGACACAAGGTGATCCATAATTATCCCAGACAGGATTAA
- a CDS encoding glutamate synthase-related protein, translating into MTYSPSLSSGFTFAKNRSSFISPQSGMCSFCTQECNGTCELSQAAVLGAQTVYPMTTGNNQIASEKDYPIDFSHFNINGRMFGARGAEATQDEATIFNVNLERTYGTINPVKMTMPVILPALIKLNWQDYFAGAAMAGVTCVIGEHARNNEPNLKIENNKVTDFPLLGKALDCFRKYDRGYGQIVLQCNVDDDLMGVPRIAIQRYGAEAIEIKFGQAAKGTQPVIRVKDLETALERQRAGNVVHPDPSDASVQAAYQDGICPNFYTYGRLPLWTEDTLMAHIDELRDMGAKNIYFKMAGFDRADIEQVLRIACNARVDMVTFDGAGGGSGYSPSKMMNEWSLPTICLEHAVVDICRQLVSEGLTLPAMVMTGGFASEDQVFKGLAYGQGHVLAIGLCRASMAAAMTAKKIGDQIRSGNVPDRFKAYGSTVEEIFCDLPDLRAIYGTRANDFSTGAIGVFSYLNKIAFGLKHFAALNRKFNLDLLDRTDLIPLTAEARALMTDQWFMPRN; encoded by the coding sequence ATGACCTATTCACCCTCCCTGAGTTCCGGATTTACATTTGCAAAGAATCGCAGTTCGTTCATATCCCCCCAGTCCGGGATGTGCTCTTTTTGCACACAAGAGTGCAACGGCACCTGTGAGCTGTCCCAGGCGGCTGTACTGGGCGCACAGACCGTATACCCCATGACAACGGGCAACAACCAGATTGCATCGGAAAAAGACTATCCCATTGATTTTTCCCACTTTAACATCAATGGCCGTATGTTCGGTGCCCGGGGCGCCGAGGCGACCCAGGATGAGGCAACCATTTTCAATGTGAATCTTGAGCGGACCTATGGGACCATCAACCCCGTTAAGATGACAATGCCGGTGATCCTTCCGGCATTGATCAAGCTCAACTGGCAGGACTACTTTGCCGGGGCTGCCATGGCGGGGGTGACCTGTGTGATCGGAGAGCATGCCCGAAACAATGAGCCGAACCTGAAAATCGAAAACAACAAGGTGACGGACTTTCCCCTGCTGGGCAAGGCCCTTGACTGCTTTCGAAAATATGACAGGGGGTATGGCCAGATTGTGCTCCAGTGCAATGTGGATGACGATCTCATGGGGGTTCCCAGGATTGCCATCCAGCGATACGGGGCTGAAGCCATTGAAATTAAATTCGGCCAGGCCGCCAAGGGGACCCAGCCGGTGATCCGGGTAAAGGATCTTGAAACCGCGCTTGAGCGCCAGCGGGCCGGCAATGTGGTCCATCCTGACCCCAGTGATGCCTCCGTGCAGGCGGCCTACCAGGACGGGATCTGTCCTAATTTTTACACCTATGGCCGTTTGCCCCTGTGGACTGAGGATACACTGATGGCTCATATTGACGAACTCCGGGATATGGGGGCTAAAAACATCTATTTTAAAATGGCAGGATTTGACAGGGCAGATATTGAACAGGTGCTCCGCATTGCCTGTAACGCCCGGGTGGACATGGTCACCTTTGACGGTGCCGGGGGCGGTTCCGGGTACAGCCCGTCCAAGATGATGAACGAGTGGTCGCTGCCCACGATCTGCCTGGAGCATGCCGTGGTCGACATCTGCCGTCAATTGGTATCAGAGGGATTGACGCTCCCGGCCATGGTGATGACCGGAGGATTTGCAAGTGAAGATCAGGTATTCAAGGGGCTGGCCTATGGCCAGGGCCATGTTCTGGCCATTGGGTTGTGCCGGGCGTCCATGGCAGCGGCCATGACCGCTAAAAAGATCGGTGACCAGATCCGAAGCGGCAATGTGCCGGACAGGTTCAAGGCCTACGGATCAACCGTTGAGGAGATCTTCTGCGACCTGCCCGATCTTCGCGCCATTTACGGCACCCGGGCCAATGATTTTTCCACCGGGGCCATTGGGGTTTTTTCCTATCTCAACAAGATTGCCTTCGGGCTCAAGCATTTTGCGGCCCTGAACCGAAAGTTCAACCTGGACCTGCTCGACAGAACCGACCTCATTCCCCTGACCGCCGAAGCCAGGGCATTGATGACAGACCAGTGGTTCATGCCCAGGAACTGA
- a CDS encoding class I SAM-dependent methyltransferase: MPENSSTIKYYQKNAESLAQRYESAGVEEMQALLKSCFDPGAKLLEIGCGSGRDAAFMKASGFDVTAVDGSAEMIASAGKLHPELSGKLYTIHLPEGLSEHLGQFDGLFSIATLMHLTREAIDAVFEKAGRLVNEQGRFFFSVPSRRDDVNQGEFDEKGRRFTAMSVEEWILASQKAGFEVVSSRTTEDGLGREGIVWLNCLVQKRKDHV, from the coding sequence ATGCCTGAAAATTCATCCACCATTAAATATTACCAGAAAAATGCAGAATCCCTGGCCCAACGTTATGAATCGGCCGGGGTAGAAGAGATGCAGGCCCTGCTGAAGTCCTGCTTTGATCCAGGGGCAAAGCTCCTGGAGATTGGCTGCGGATCAGGCCGGGACGCTGCATTCATGAAGGCCAGTGGTTTTGATGTCACGGCAGTTGACGGGTCTGCAGAAATGATTGCATCGGCCGGTAAACTTCACCCGGAACTCTCAGGAAAGCTTTACACCATCCATCTGCCCGAAGGGTTATCAGAGCATCTGGGGCAATTTGACGGTCTTTTTTCCATTGCCACCCTCATGCATCTCACCCGGGAAGCCATTGATGCCGTGTTTGAAAAAGCGGGGCGCCTTGTTAATGAACAGGGCCGGTTTTTCTTCTCCGTGCCATCCCGGCGGGACGATGTGAATCAGGGGGAGTTTGATGAAAAGGGGCGGCGGTTCACGGCCATGTCTGTTGAAGAGTGGATTCTGGCTTCTCAAAAGGCCGGTTTTGAGGTGGTCAGCTCCAGAACCACGGAGGACGGCCTTGGCCGTGAAGGCATTGTGTGGCTCAATTGCCTGGTTCAGAAACGAAAAGATCATGTTTGA
- a CDS encoding nuclease-related domain-containing protein, which translates to MMLFNEVVHMASNKGIAPSIKNFPFLYGAFLMLIGFCLFKIFKKMSVRSTLRLGYEGELVTAQELHKIMPEGNYVFHDFPADNFNIDHVVVGPAGVFAIETKARSKKISDNHINDAKACYINNEIVFPDFKDKQYLEQAKRQAKWLAKWLKQSTGLSVSVFPVVALPGWFVERKTPYDGMFVINPKQLKNVIKSKTVHNLDEKRIQQIIYQLEIKCRDIEILSKQYDS; encoded by the coding sequence ATGATGCTTTTTAATGAAGTCGTACATATGGCTTCTAACAAAGGCATTGCACCATCCATAAAGAACTTCCCTTTTTTGTATGGGGCTTTTTTAATGCTTATTGGATTTTGTCTTTTCAAAATTTTCAAAAAAATGAGCGTTCGAAGCACGTTGAGACTGGGTTATGAAGGAGAACTGGTTACGGCCCAGGAATTGCACAAAATCATGCCTGAAGGCAACTATGTTTTCCATGATTTCCCTGCTGATAATTTTAATATTGATCACGTTGTTGTGGGTCCGGCTGGCGTGTTTGCCATAGAAACCAAGGCAAGGTCAAAAAAAATTTCAGACAATCATATCAATGATGCAAAGGCATGTTATATCAACAATGAGATTGTCTTTCCTGACTTTAAAGACAAACAATACCTTGAGCAGGCAAAGAGACAAGCCAAATGGCTCGCCAAATGGTTAAAACAGTCTACAGGGCTATCGGTTTCCGTTTTTCCTGTTGTTGCGCTTCCGGGTTGGTTCGTGGAAAGGAAAACGCCCTATGATGGCATGTTTGTCATCAATCCAAAGCAACTGAAGAATGTGATTAAATCAAAAACAGTGCATAATCTGGATGAAAAGCGGATTCAGCAAATAATTTACCAGCTGGAGATAAAATGCCGAGATATTGAAATTCTTTCCAAACAATATGATTCATGA